The sequence ACAATATGGTCACTATTCTCCTCTATTTTCCCCAAATTGAACATCCTACACTGGTGGAAAGTCTTTTTATATCCCTGTACAAGTAGACAATCCGTAAAAAGCAGTAAATAACTAAATCGACCTCCCAAAACAATCACATCCTTTTAGGTGTTTGCACAATCATTCGCTTACCAAAAACATTTACCCAATTTGTATCATTAATAAAAGAGTCCATTTCGGTAACAAGGTAAACAATATCAAAATCCTGAACTATATCTTTAGGAACATTCAGATTCGTTCTTGATCCATTCATTTCCACAGCATGAATTTGTTCATCTTGCTCTGCTACTCCCAAAATTAACTCCATTATGCCTGTTCTGTTCTCATTTATTTGTCGCCTCTATTTCAAGTTCTGTTGATAATAAATAATTCAAGTTTTACAACTACTAACTTTCTCACTTCGTATAAATCATATAAAATTGTGTACGCTAAAATACATATGGAAAGGAGAGATAAAAAAATGATTGTTCCCTTCGTTCGAATAGGTTTCATCTTATCTTGGCTAACTGTTTGTTTTATTCCTAAAAGAACAGTTAAAAGATTCCTACCTGCCTCTACAATGTCCGCATTATTAGTTATGACCACTGTTTTTATTGGAACACATTTTAACTCTTGGGAAGTAAAAGGAAGTACAAAAACAAGAATTTATAACATTTTAAGTATCATTTTAGGCCCATTCTCAGTAGGAACATTATGGATTTTACATTTAACTTTTGGGAAGTTTCGGTTATATTTGTTGATTAATTTCCT comes from Bacillus andreraoultii and encodes:
- a CDS encoding aminoglycoside 6-adenylyltransferase — translated: MELILGVAEQDEQIHAVEMNGSRTNLNVPKDIVQDFDIVYLVTEMDSFINDTNWVNVFGKRMIVQTPKRM